The proteins below are encoded in one region of Flavobacterium nackdongense:
- a CDS encoding lipocalin family protein, translating to MKNTVCILFLSLLFVSCQQKINPSAISKINGYWEIEKVVFEEGEDKNYTVNESYDYFEIDANNNGFRKKVMPQLDGTFVVNDTQENLKIRFANDKVFFDYNTPYAKWSEELIAVSEEKLVFKNTEDKEYHYKKATPINILGDGKKTK from the coding sequence ATGAAAAATACCGTTTGCATTTTATTCCTCTCATTACTATTTGTTTCTTGCCAGCAAAAGATAAATCCTTCCGCTATTTCCAAAATCAATGGCTATTGGGAAATAGAGAAAGTGGTTTTTGAGGAAGGTGAAGACAAAAATTACACGGTCAACGAAAGTTATGATTATTTTGAAATTGACGCCAATAATAACGGTTTTAGAAAAAAAGTGATGCCACAATTGGACGGTACTTTTGTGGTAAACGATACTCAGGAGAACCTAAAAATTCGATTCGCAAATGATAAGGTATTCTTTGATTATAACACGCCCTATGCTAAATGGTCGGAAGAATTGATTGCAGTTTCGGAGGAAAAATTAGTATTCAAAAATACAGAGGACAAAGAATACCATTACAAAAAAGCAACCCCGATAAATATTCTAGGCGATGGCAAAAAGACTAAATAA
- a CDS encoding serine hydrolase domain-containing protein, whose protein sequence is MYKLFYFLLIVVLCTSCSSENPEQTPTPSETMYFPPVTGDVWETKSIADLGWKQTAVQPLLDYLALKNSKGFIILVNGRIVMENYFNGHSAATPWYWASAGKTLTATMTGIAQQESLLNINNKVSDYIGTGWTSIPLAKENLITNKHLLTMTSGLDDTTDDVTPAKLIYKADAGTRWAYHNVYVKLQDVIAKASGQTWSNYFNSKLRDKLGMTGAWIQDGNNSVYWSTTRSMARFGLLMLNKGKWENTTILNETFFNEATNTSQNINLGYGYLWWLNGKESYHLPQSQLQFKGSLIPTGSNDMFMALGKNDQKIYVIPSKKMVVIRMGEAADSVNLALSDFDDVLWQKINALYQ, encoded by the coding sequence ATGTATAAACTATTTTACTTTTTACTAATCGTTGTACTATGTACTTCCTGCAGTTCTGAAAACCCAGAACAAACCCCTACACCAAGCGAAACCATGTATTTCCCACCAGTGACAGGTGATGTTTGGGAAACTAAATCTATAGCCGACTTAGGTTGGAAACAAACTGCCGTTCAACCACTTTTAGATTATTTAGCACTCAAAAACTCCAAAGGTTTTATCATATTGGTGAATGGCAGAATCGTTATGGAAAATTATTTCAACGGGCATTCGGCTGCAACTCCTTGGTATTGGGCTAGTGCAGGCAAAACTTTAACGGCAACAATGACAGGAATCGCCCAACAGGAAAGCTTGCTCAACATCAACAATAAAGTTTCTGATTACATCGGAACCGGTTGGACAAGTATACCATTGGCAAAAGAAAACTTGATTACCAATAAACATTTGCTCACAATGACTTCAGGTCTTGATGACACCACTGATGATGTAACTCCTGCAAAACTGATTTACAAAGCCGATGCAGGAACACGATGGGCATATCACAATGTATATGTAAAATTGCAAGATGTCATTGCCAAAGCCAGCGGACAAACTTGGTCCAACTATTTCAATAGCAAATTGAGAGATAAACTAGGAATGACGGGCGCTTGGATACAAGATGGCAACAATAGCGTCTATTGGAGCACAACCCGAAGTATGGCTCGCTTTGGTTTATTAATGCTCAACAAAGGGAAATGGGAAAACACAACCATTCTCAACGAAACCTTTTTTAACGAAGCCACGAACACCTCTCAAAACATCAATTTAGGTTATGGTTATTTGTGGTGGCTAAATGGAAAAGAAAGTTATCATTTGCCTCAGTCTCAACTACAATTTAAAGGAAGTTTAATTCCAACTGGGTCCAATGACATGTTTATGGCTTTAGGGAAAAATGATCAAAAAATCTACGTAATTCCAAGCAAAAAAATGGTAGTCATCAGGATGGGAGAGGCTGCCGATTCAGTAAATCTAGCCTTATCTGATTTTGATGATGTACTTTGGCAAAAAATAAATGCTTTATACCAATAA
- the ftsY gene encoding signal recognition particle-docking protein FtsY, translating to MSFFKKIFSSEKKESLDKGLEKTKTSFFSKLTKAVAGKSKVDDEVLDNLEEVLVASDVGVNTTLKIITRIEKRVAEDKFLGTDELNQILREEIAGLLSETNSGEATEFVIPIKAKPYVLMVVGVNGVGKTTTIGKLAYQFKKAGHKVVLGAADTFRAAAIDQLQIWADRVGVPIVRQDMGSDPASVAFDTLQSAVAQNADIVIIDTAGRLHNKINLMNELTKVKRVMQKVVGDAPHDVLLVIDGSTGQNAFEQAKQFTAATEVTSLAVTKLDGTAKGGVVIGISDQFQIPVKYIGVGEGIEDLQVFNKYEFVDSFFK from the coding sequence ATGAGTTTTTTTAAAAAAATATTTTCTTCCGAAAAAAAGGAGTCCCTCGACAAAGGTCTTGAGAAAACAAAAACATCTTTTTTTTCTAAGTTAACCAAAGCTGTTGCAGGTAAATCTAAAGTTGACGATGAGGTTTTAGATAACTTGGAGGAAGTCTTGGTTGCTTCTGATGTGGGCGTGAATACTACACTAAAGATAATCACCCGGATTGAAAAACGAGTTGCCGAAGATAAATTCCTTGGAACAGACGAACTCAACCAAATTTTACGTGAGGAAATTGCAGGTTTGCTTTCTGAAACTAATTCAGGAGAAGCAACTGAATTTGTAATTCCAATCAAAGCCAAACCTTATGTTTTGATGGTTGTTGGTGTAAACGGTGTTGGAAAAACGACAACTATTGGGAAATTAGCTTATCAATTTAAAAAAGCAGGACATAAAGTAGTGCTTGGCGCAGCCGATACGTTTCGTGCCGCAGCCATCGATCAACTACAAATTTGGGCAGACAGAGTGGGCGTTCCTATTGTAAGACAAGATATGGGAAGTGATCCCGCTTCAGTAGCTTTTGATACTTTGCAATCGGCTGTTGCTCAAAATGCAGATATTGTTATTATTGATACAGCGGGTCGTTTGCATAATAAAATCAATTTGATGAACGAGTTGACCAAAGTAAAACGAGTAATGCAAAAAGTAGTTGGCGATGCACCACACGATGTTTTGTTAGTTATTGACGGCTCGACAGGTCAAAATGCTTTCGAACAGGCCAAACAATTTACAGCTGCCACCGAAGTGACTTCACTTGCTGTCACAAAACTGGACGGTACTGCCAAAGGTGGAGTGGTTATAGGGATTTCAGACCAATTTCAGATCCCTGTTAAATACATTGGAGTTGGCGAAGGAATTGAGGATTTACAAGTCTTCAATAAATATGAATTTGTAGATAGTTTTTTTAAATAG
- a CDS encoding DUF4295 domain-containing protein: protein MAKKTVASLQTSSKRLSKAIKMVKSPKTGAYTFVESIMAPEAVDEFLKKK from the coding sequence ATGGCAAAGAAAACCGTAGCATCCTTACAGACATCTTCTAAGAGATTATCAAAAGCCATCAAAATGGTAAAATCTCCTAAAACTGGCGCATATACATTCGTAGAATCTATTATGGCTCCTGAAGCAGTTGATGAATTCTTGAAAAAGAAATAA
- the rpmG gene encoding 50S ribosomal protein L33, giving the protein MAKKAKGNRIQVILECTEHKTTGVAGTSRYITTKNKKNTPDRLEIKKFNPILKRVTVHKEIK; this is encoded by the coding sequence ATGGCAAAGAAAGCAAAAGGAAATAGAATCCAAGTAATTTTAGAATGTACTGAACACAAAACAACAGGTGTTGCAGGAACTTCTCGTTATATTACAACAAAGAACAAAAAAAATACTCCAGACAGATTAGAGATTAAAAAATTTAATCCAATCTTGAAACGTGTAACAGTTCACAAAGAAATTAAATAA
- the rpmB gene encoding 50S ribosomal protein L28, which produces MSRVCDLTGKRAMVGNNVSHAMNKTKRKFSVNLVKKRFYLPEEDRWITLRVAASTVKTINKNGIAAVLKKAQAGGFIK; this is translated from the coding sequence ATGTCAAGAGTTTGCGACCTTACAGGTAAAAGAGCGATGGTAGGAAATAACGTTTCTCACGCTATGAACAAAACTAAGAGAAAATTTTCTGTAAACTTAGTTAAAAAGCGTTTTTATCTTCCAGAAGAAGATAGATGGATTACTCTTAGAGTAGCTGCATCTACGGTAAAAACAATTAACAAAAATGGAATCGCTGCAGTTTTGAAAAAAGCGCAAGCAGGCGGATTTATTAAATAA
- a CDS encoding competence/damage-inducible protein A encodes MKASIITIGDEILIGQIVDTNSGFIAKSLDRIGVEIHEMISISDNKQHILSTFEKLQDEVDLVIITGGLGPTKDDITKKTFCDYFDDELIQNDQVLKHVTQIIEGFYKRKITQLNIDQALVPSKCTVLHNQVGTAPGMWMKKGNTVFISLPGVPFEMKYLVENEIIPKIVIEYQRPYIIHKTVLTYGIGESLLAETIENWENNLPDFIKLAYLPSPGRVRLRLSARGNDKEFLEKSISKNVTSLSKILGNSIVGFEDDETLEIVIGRLLTQQNKTIATAESCTGGKIAQILTSVSGASNYFKGSVVSYATEAKIAILGISEDSIKKHSVVSAEVVKEMAINVQKMMKTDYAIATTGNAGPSKGDSEAEVGTVFIALATPNEVIIEEFNFGQPRDKVIDRAAIKSLEMLRKEILKNV; translated from the coding sequence ATGAAAGCATCCATAATAACCATTGGCGACGAAATCTTAATCGGGCAAATTGTTGATACCAATTCGGGATTTATTGCCAAATCATTGGACAGAATAGGTGTCGAAATTCACGAAATGATTTCAATTAGTGATAACAAACAGCACATTCTTTCCACTTTTGAAAAACTGCAGGACGAAGTTGATTTGGTCATCATTACAGGTGGACTTGGTCCCACAAAAGATGATATTACTAAGAAGACTTTTTGTGATTATTTTGATGATGAACTCATTCAAAACGACCAAGTACTGAAGCATGTAACCCAGATTATAGAAGGTTTTTATAAGCGGAAGATTACCCAATTGAATATTGATCAAGCCTTAGTTCCATCAAAATGCACAGTGCTTCACAACCAAGTAGGAACAGCGCCAGGCATGTGGATGAAAAAAGGAAACACCGTCTTTATTTCGCTACCAGGAGTTCCATTTGAAATGAAATATTTGGTCGAAAACGAAATTATTCCAAAAATTGTCATCGAATATCAACGTCCTTACATCATTCATAAAACGGTTTTAACCTATGGGATTGGCGAAAGTTTATTGGCCGAAACCATCGAAAATTGGGAAAATAATTTACCCGATTTCATAAAATTAGCCTATTTGCCAAGTCCGGGTCGAGTACGATTGCGACTATCAGCACGTGGTAACGATAAAGAATTTTTGGAGAAATCCATTTCTAAAAATGTGACCTCTTTATCTAAAATACTCGGCAACAGTATCGTGGGTTTTGAAGATGATGAGACCTTGGAAATAGTCATCGGGCGACTTTTGACGCAGCAAAACAAAACCATTGCTACTGCCGAAAGCTGTACAGGAGGGAAAATCGCTCAGATTTTGACTTCGGTTTCTGGAGCTTCCAATTATTTTAAAGGGAGTGTAGTTTCCTATGCGACAGAGGCTAAAATAGCGATTTTGGGAATTTCCGAGGATAGTATCAAAAAACATTCGGTAGTAAGTGCGGAAGTGGTGAAGGAAATGGCGATAAATGTTCAGAAAATGATGAAAACAGACTATGCAATTGCCACAACTGGGAATGCTGGACCATCAAAAGGGGATTCAGAGGCCGAAGTAGGAACAGTATTTATTGCATTGGCAACACCAAATGAGGTGATAATTGAAGAGTTTAATTTTGGTCAACCCCGTGATAAAGTCATAGATAGAGCGGCTATCAAGAGTTTAGAAATGCTTCGAAAAGAAATTTTGAAAAATGTCTAA
- a CDS encoding Hpt domain-containing protein has protein sequence MALYYNLAKVYALSDNDPEFVLQIVTLFVNEIPEDIAQIKEGIKKKDHKHAYSYAHKVKPSLDLLGLKVAFEEILQVEAWTKTEGETKEIKETFKSIKHQVKDAVKELKKDFDL, from the coding sequence ATGGCACTATATTACAACTTAGCAAAAGTGTACGCACTTTCAGATAACGACCCAGAATTTGTTCTTCAAATCGTAACGTTGTTTGTAAACGAAATTCCCGAAGATATCGCACAAATCAAAGAAGGAATCAAAAAGAAAGATCACAAACACGCCTATTCTTATGCGCACAAAGTAAAGCCATCTCTGGATTTGCTTGGTTTAAAAGTGGCTTTCGAAGAAATTCTTCAAGTCGAGGCCTGGACGAAAACGGAGGGTGAAACTAAAGAAATCAAAGAAACATTCAAGAGTATCAAACATCAGGTGAAAGATGCGGTAAAAGAATTAAAGAAAGATTTCGATTTATAA